CCCCTTGTAAAGAGTCGATTTTCAGGGTTCTATTAACCCACTAAACGAACACGACTACTGCGGCTACTGCGGGGACAAATTTCCACAGCATGAGCATCCTGATATGCGGGATGCCCCACACTTTTGTGCCCAAcaaagcttgcttagttggcaccccctcccggctagtcAACGAGTACCGCACAAAGCAGAAAGCAGTCATGACAAGGTCTACGTCTGTACGCCGACGCGGTGAGGTTGAAAGAGAGTTTCTTACCTGGCTGCAAGGCAAATTCTATGGTTACTTGAGTTGGTTTCCCATTTGTGGATTTCACGCCGGTCCAAGGATAGGTTGAACATGCTTTACCGGAGTTGACATGTAACAATGCGAACCAATTGCTACCTGCGGCTGAGGCTATCGACTTTGAGGTAGGCAGCCTGATGCTAGGACAGGCCGCTGACTGCGAGGCAACGACCGAAATCTCTGCAGTAAAGCAGGGGCGCAGTAGAGCAGGTCGCACTGCCTGGGGCCAACGGTGATTAGGGTACAGTCATATATGATGAAACAAAAAGGGGTTAACCCCAGAAGACTGTTGAGACTTATACTTcaataatataaagctttgaGGTTTGGGTGTCGGAACGAATCCCATGGAACCAAGTATGCAGCAGTCCCGTTTTCCCTGCCACCCCAGTTAGATTTGAGGGGGATGGAAAGAATAAAGACAGCCAAGTCTCACCATAGATAGCGATCAAAATACCAGAGTTGTCAGAGTACCGCATGGCTGACGACACGAGCTGATCCGCTGGCTGGGCTGGTTGGCGACAGGCTACACAGTCTTTGTTAAATCGCACCCAACTTCTCGTCTGCTCTGGGCGAGTTGATGATTTGGCGTCCGAGCTGGGCAATGCAGGGGGTGACAAACATGTTTTGAGGGAGATCGAAGGTGGACACAGTGCACACACGAAACTCTTTGGCAATCGGCAGGGATCAACCGGCAAGAACAGGGCTGTTGTATTGGGATTGGCAAGTAGCATGTATGCGTTGGCAGCTAATACCAGCTTGCCTATTCGTGGGCTCCATTCACCCAAATTTATCGCTCCACCACCTGCTTACCATACAAGAAAGAACCTTGACTCTGCCAAACTGACAAGCAGTGGACACACCATTCATCTCCCGCTTGTCTACGATTGGGTTAGTAACGATGCATTGTCTTGGATTTTGGTCAAGTCCCTCCTCGTCTCAACATTATCTCAAACCCGGGCTGTGCCGTCTGGCTGTCTGCATTCCACCTGTTAAAGCAAAAACGGGTTGATTGTGTTGTTGCTGGTTCTAAGTTACATGTGTCTGAGAGGAGCACAGCTCCTTACATAGTATACATCCTAGCCACTAGTAGGTCGGACCACCTTAGCCACACTgtctcaacaccaccaagGCTGGCtcatctttgcttttgcctAGGGTCCCTGGTTTATAAACAGCGGCGCCCTACGAAGGCCCTGCGGATGCCTTATTTTCACTTGACTTTTTCCTTGTCTCCTCATTCCATGTGTCCGTCAAGGTGCACTTTCAACGCTAAGCGAACCGTCGTCCATCTCCTTGCCCAGACGTTACCCGCACGTCCACTAAAATTAAGATTGTACCTGATTACCGCTCCAAGGTTTGAGACTAGGTGCCTATCACCTCTATCTGGCTAATCCGGGCAGAAGGCTTTTGAAATGGGGAAAAATTATTCTATGAATATCGAAAGGGACAGCACCCCGTGTCCGTCTCCCGAATGGTCGCCAAGAAGACCCTCGAAACGCCGTAAGTGTAGCGTTGTGTCTCATGGGTCACCGGTAGCGGTGAAGTCCGAGAGACCTCGCGACGCCTGTTTTCCTAAGTCTCTGCTTCCAAAAACATCCCGCTCACACGGCTTTGGAAATGCCTCCGGGGCCGCTGCTTCTACAGGTAGGTAAACAGTGAACCCGCTATTCCTCCCCCCAAATGCTCCTTCTCCTCGatgtctttttcttcttgttttTACTCCCTATACCATTTTGTTTTATCATACCTCTTTATCGTTGTGCCTGTCGTATAATCTTAATGGGGTTTGAGGTCAGACGAGTGTTATGAAAAAGGTGCAATGATGAGAAGTTGAGAAGAGAATGAACATGTTACATCCGTGGTGTTCCGCTCTCACCCCCATTCTAGCCCCGCCGTACGTTCTGATACACAGCCCATATTTCCTCTTTCATGTTTCTATCTTCGTTCAAGTTCTAACCTTGGAAAAGTCGATGCCTCACTAAGACTGGTAATGGTATTGCAAATTATTGAGTCAGTAGACTGACGTTACATATAGCAGCCCAGCCTCCGGCATCAAATCTTGACGCAGCTGCAACGTTTCCAAATAAACTCCAGCGTCGTCAGACACAAGTCCCATATCGACTCTTGCCTGCGGTACCAAGCGCTACTCCAGAGAAGGATGTAGAATACGAGGTCCCAAGAGAAGGTGATGCACCTTTTGTCAGCCCTTTCACCTCAAAGGAACGGTTGACTGTGTCCGCCTGCCCTCGTTTCGCTCGCCCTCATAATGGACAGGTGAACGGGTACGTCAAGTTCAACTGGCCTACGAAACAGGACTCAGGTCAACCGCCTGATCCTACGCCGTCACAATcagacgatgatgttgaggataTAACGCCGCATATATCGCGATCGCGTCCAGACACTCACAACTCTGGCATGGTATACCTGGACATGTCTGCGCCCACGACATCGCGAACGCAAAGCAGGAGGGCATCATCCGTGACCATTGAGTTGGTGTTGGGAGGCAGCACTACATCGCAGGCAATGATGGTGAATTCATCACCTTCACCTCAAGTATTTGCACGAGCTCCGCGGATGGTTCCCAAGAAGTTCGGCCACAAGGCCGCCATGGCCGAGATGGATTATATCGACAGGAGATTATTCGACTTTTGTAAGTTCGTTGGGCGGCATTACTGGCTAGCAGCCATCAGTCCTCCATGCTTCAACTATCGCTGACTGTTGTTGTAGACATCAAGAACTGGTGCCCAGGAAGGAGTGTTCTAACAACCACAAATCTTTGGCTCAAAGACTTGGCTCCAATGGGTGAAAACAAAGGCATATTGCATGCTATTCAAAGCCTTGCCGGAGTTTATATCTATGACTATTTGCCAGATGAGCGTATCCGAAAACGAATTAACGAACGGTATGCCATGGCGAATGAATATTTTGTCGAACTTCTCACTGCACCTGAAAGCAGAATGCGCGGGCAGGGGCGAGAAGTCATCACCATGGCCGTGCTTCTTTCCATGCAAGATGTATGTACCACGGCCTCTTACGGTCTATGTTTCTGTTAGTTTTGCTGTGAAACAACCTAACAGTTTTCTAGGTTATCCTTACCGAACGACGTCTGAAAAAGCCTTACAAGCCCCGATGGCTGGAGGGGTTTAAGCAGGGTGAATATTTCCTTCAACAAACAGATCCTGGTCGTCGATTATGGAACGAAAGTTGCGGCACTGTTCAATACGACTCCCTTCGGATATCTCAATCAATAATCGTTGGTCGGGCTGTAATACTTGCCCAGCCGATGATGGAACTCCCTGACCCGACAACAATGAACCCCGAGATCGAATCCAACAGGCTTAACTGGCTTATTTACGGCACAGAAAAGGATATGCTTGAGATTCATGGTGGCTGCGGCTTTTCGAAGAAACTATTGCACACCATGAGCCAGGTCACATACTGCGCAGCGCGTTTGCAGCAGGAACCTGAGAGTATCATCGTCCCCATTACGGCAGGATTCTTAATGCGGACGTTGACAGACATGCGCCAATGGAGCCGTGAGGGGAAATCTTGGGAACAGTGTCGACAGCATCCCCAGACGATAACCCGGGTGCGTGATGCCGCGGATAATGTTATAATATCCTCTAAGGAGGACATGACGGACGTTACAGCCGAAGCATGGAGAATCGCAGCCATAATTTATCATCAGTGTCGTCTCTTAGGTAAGGTACGATTTTGGGAGAatgaagagaaggaggaggagaagtgAGGGAGCTGGTTGAAGAAGGGACAtgttgttggaaaatccggggatcccccttcctttcagggtttagactgtcagactgaaagtcctagatttagagttcaaagtcctagatgaaatcatctagagatataaacccgagaagaactctcatatcaaaatgaacaatcaagttttataaaatacattttcacccagcactactgcgcaatataaacaatacaTGTCAAGGCATTGTTTTTTTCCTTGCCTGCTCCTTTGCTCCTGTTCTTCagcaaacaaagaaaaactgGGCAAGTGCGCTAACATGGCTTTACCAATCTAGGCTACCACGAAACCACCCGGATGTTCTTGCCAATATGGACGATCTCGCCAAGTGCATTCGCATTATGCCCACATCGGGGCAATTGTTCACAGCTCAGGCGCCTTTGCTACCGGTATTTTTCTTGGGTTTGCTTGCTACTAATCCTGCGCACAAGGAGGTATCAAGAGCCTGGTTCCAACAAGTCACAAACACGCCAGTTCGAAGTGTAAGTGAAAACAATCaagataaaagaaagaaacgCCATCCCCCATTTTCGTAATCTGTGGTAAAGGGCAGGCTGGTTCTGCCCTTGGTCAGGTCTACTGAAAAATTACCCTATTGTTGAATTAGTGTGCTAATATCCCCCCAGAGTGTGCCTCCATTGTACAATACGCTCAAAAGAATCTGGAAATGGATCGACAACGATGTAAACCTCCAGCTCGGAACAACTCCTGTTCCCGAATCTCTCGGCCAGCGATGTCCTTGGTGGGAACACCTCGTCAAGAGGGTtggcgaagaggaagatgagacTCTTTGCCTGACTTAAATGTCACTGCCGCGAAGGGAGTCGCTCTTGACCTTTCAAGTTACGCGAGTATCCAAGATCAGAATCGCGTTGAGATAAAGCCCTGGGATTGAGAAACGCGCTCAGCGAACACTTCTCCAGTGGTGACGTTGCAGGAGGGAGATGGCTCCACGCAGACATGAGCCTGGAGCTGGGGTAGATTAGAAGTGGTTTGCGGGATGCACTGAGCACCGGCAGTATAACAAGAAAAGTGTTTTACAAAACGTTTACATTCCAGCCTCTATAGGTAAAGATAACCAATCTCGTTCTCAGTACTAGATGCTCGCGTACCCATGTCCTCGGTCTCTATGGTAGAAGTTCAGTCCATGTTTCGCTGATCGGGTTTCGGCCCGCACATCGAGTCAGCGTGGTGTGTGACAGCAGATCGTTTTCCGGGCTATTCACCTTCTATTGCATTTCCTGAATGAACTAATATAGCCCAACCAGTATGCCCTTCACCTCTGGGCGAACTTattcatcatcctccaccCCAATGATGTTCAAATCATACCGATACACCCGGTGACTCTCCGCTTGTGTCCTTTGTACCCGGTATCATCGTGGGCACGGCGTCATATCAACCACAGATCCCCGTCCAGAGATTTCCTGAATGATGAATCTGTCCTACGTGTAGGATTCGACTGTTTCGACTCATCGGAGCCAAGGGCAACTGAGAAGCGAATTCCATCCATCGTGCCCCTCCATCACGTAAACCTTGATGGCAGTCACAAATTTGCCAACAACCAATTCTAGGAGCGTAAACTAAGTGACGTAGACAATTCCCTCGTTACCCAGACAAATAGGGTCGCTCTCAGGCAAGTAAAGAGGAGGTAAGTTGTTGTCTCTCATGAAACTTCCATTGACGAGGTTCACACCTGATCAACCGACAAGAACGGGGCTGTTGTATTGGGACTACCAAGTAAGCGAGACACGGAAATTCCCCCAGAGCTTACAGAGTACATGTACGCCAACCTCGTTTAGCATTGGCACCTGCAATAAAGGAGCTGGGGTCCAGTACGCACCCCCTCAGTTAACTTTGCGCAATACAAGGGAAGGCGAACAAGCTTAATGGCTACCCGCCCAGACCGGGGATAAACTATACCCCTGAAATTGCCACGACCGGGGACACCTGGAGAATGGCTTCCAAACGCACTTGCCACCACTTACTAACCCCATAAGACTTTGCCGAGGAAAAGGACAATGTGATATGGGACACAGGGAGATTCGAATATATTATAGGTTTTATTGTAAAACGAGGATTGACACGAAGGATAGGTAGGATACAAGCTAGGGCCATCTAAGAttcgttctcccgggcgtaataaactctctctctctaatAGAACACGCCCGTGATACTCAATTCCAGCTGCTAAAATTATTCTTTACAATTCAGGCAATGACTTTCAAAATCCACCTCACATCATACGGGTACAGCTAGTTACCCTGCCGTCGCTAAACTGCAGGTCGAGGTCACTGTACTTGGGGGGACGGCCCATGTCGAGGCCCCTTCACTGAGACATGAACTGTGGTCCTCGGTCTGGTTGGGCTTCTGCCCGGGGAGCCGCCCACAGAGTTCCTCTTCACTATCGGAAGGCTGCGGCCCCTTGACTGCGCCACGGGTCTTTAACCGTGGCGTGTTGCTGGACAGCTCCAGGGCCCCACCAGGGGAACCGCCATAGGCTTGGCCCGGGTTGCTGCTGTCCAAGTTTTTGCCCTGTCCGGGCCCGAGCTTGCCCTGCCACCAGCATTGGTAGAAAGTCTTGACGGCAGGCATGTTGGCGGCGATGATGCCCATGTCGATCTCGATGGCAGAGATGATGACCATCTTCCCCAAAGCCCAGGTGAAGTCGGTTGACTTGGCGAACTCGAGCAGGACAATGGCCCGCAAGGCGCCGCACAGCACGGCAGAGCCACCGGCGGTGATGACGGCACTGGCAGCAAGCTTTCTCTTGGTCGACATTTTCAAACTAAAAATGGTTGATAGAGGAAGGAGGAAGATACACAAATCCACAAAAAGGTTCTTTAAGTCATCGTTCATGTTAATAACCCATACTAGCCAATCCGTCCGAGGGAATAGGATGATGAGCTAAGACTAACCAGAGAGTACGGAATAAAGTATGCGCTGCGCGAACGGCAAAATGTCAGCGAAAGATCAACAAGCCCAATCGTTGCGAGCTTATCAGAGGAGCTTACATGTTGTTACTGATGCACTTGACGTTCGGGTAGAGCTCAGGATGGTAGAATGCCTTCAG
The genomic region above belongs to Fusarium poae strain DAOMC 252244 chromosome Unknown contig_1, whole genome shotgun sequence and contains:
- a CDS encoding uncharacterized protein (TransMembrane:6 (i7-29o41-62i94-115o121-143i176-198o210-230i)), with translation MNDKRPLSYGIITTLFSIAMVTILMRIWVRKIALQAFSWDDWMMASMVIFFPMQQALLYFFLDKGAGEHIEVVMATRPKVMTDLLKGLLVEEFYYVWMQFGVKLCFLLSFFRIFGKVTLRIPLLFVTAFHVGSTIAIWLLYALQCRPLKAFYHPELYPNVKCISNNILKMSTKRKLAASAVITAGGSAVLCGALRAIVLLEFAKSTDFTWALGKMVIISAIEIDMGIIAANMPAVKTFYQCWWQGKLGPGQGKNLDSSNPGQAYGGSPGGALELSSNTPRLKTRGAVKGPQPSDSEEELCGRLPGQKPNQTEDHSSCLSEGASTWAVPPSTVTSTCSLATAG